A portion of the Chondrinema litorale genome contains these proteins:
- a CDS encoding NADP-dependent malic enzyme yields the protein MAKSKIRREDALEYHKKNSPGKIEVIPTKDSKTQRDLALAYSPGVAFPCLEIAENPETVYEYTAKGNLVAVISDGSAVLGLGNIGPEASKPVMEGKGILFKIFAGIDVFDLELNTKSTEEFISVVKALEPTFGGINLEDIKAPDCFEIESRLKQEMNIPVMHDDQHGTAIISGAALINAVEVVDKKLSEIKVVVSGAGASAISCIKIIIELGVNKENIIVCDSRGVIRADREGLSGFKKVYATERDVNTLEEALKGSDFFLGLSKGNVMSPEMLLSMAENPIVFALANPDPEIDYNLAMETRSDAIMATGRSDFPNQVNNVLGFPFIFRGALDVRATEINEDMKLEAVKAIAALAKAPVPDIVMRAYNQSNISFGRDYIIPKPFDPRLLTTVTPAVAKAAIKSGVAQKEITDWDAYESALVKRMGNDDNVLRVMINRARQKSKKIVFAEADDHRILKAAQIALDEGICEPILLGDAQKIKEIMKTHQIKLEDVEIIDPRSEDSKELIAKYAKSFFNKRKRRGYNWFEAQEKIKGRNYFGTMMVDQGDADALISGISRNYANTIRPALEVIGTYAPGKKVSSMYLMITKKGPLFFADTTIIPNPTEEELVDITKLTAAAVKDKFDIEPRVALLSYSNFGSSDDDEPRRMRKAVEILKETEPDLIVEGEIQANFAFNQEALKENYPFSDLIDNSANVFIFPNLSAANIAYKLLQVMGTAEAVGPILLGMNKPVHILQMGSSVREVLNMISIANIDAQNRE from the coding sequence ATGGCTAAAAGCAAAATAAGACGCGAAGATGCACTAGAATACCATAAAAAAAACTCTCCTGGTAAAATTGAAGTAATCCCTACAAAAGATTCAAAAACACAAAGAGATTTGGCATTAGCTTACTCTCCAGGAGTTGCATTTCCATGTTTAGAAATTGCAGAAAATCCTGAAACTGTTTATGAATATACTGCAAAAGGAAACCTTGTTGCTGTTATTTCTGATGGATCTGCAGTACTTGGTCTTGGAAATATTGGCCCTGAGGCATCTAAACCCGTAATGGAAGGTAAAGGGATATTATTTAAGATATTCGCTGGAATTGACGTATTCGACCTTGAATTAAACACCAAAAGTACTGAAGAATTTATTTCTGTTGTAAAAGCATTAGAACCCACATTTGGAGGTATCAATTTAGAAGACATTAAAGCTCCAGACTGTTTTGAAATCGAGAGCAGATTAAAACAGGAAATGAACATCCCCGTAATGCACGATGACCAACATGGTACTGCAATTATTTCTGGTGCAGCACTAATTAATGCCGTTGAGGTTGTTGACAAAAAACTAAGTGAGATTAAAGTAGTTGTATCAGGTGCTGGAGCCTCAGCAATTTCTTGTATTAAAATTATTATTGAACTTGGAGTAAATAAAGAAAACATAATAGTTTGTGACAGTAGAGGAGTAATTAGAGCTGACAGAGAAGGTTTGAGCGGTTTCAAAAAAGTATATGCTACCGAAAGAGATGTAAATACTTTGGAAGAGGCTCTTAAAGGGAGTGACTTTTTCTTAGGTCTTTCTAAAGGTAATGTAATGTCTCCAGAAATGCTTTTGAGTATGGCTGAAAATCCGATCGTATTTGCTCTTGCTAATCCAGACCCTGAGATAGATTATAATCTGGCAATGGAAACAAGGAGTGATGCAATTATGGCTACAGGTAGGTCAGATTTTCCTAATCAAGTAAACAATGTATTAGGTTTCCCTTTCATTTTTAGAGGTGCACTAGATGTAAGAGCTACTGAAATTAATGAAGATATGAAACTGGAAGCAGTAAAAGCAATAGCAGCTTTAGCCAAAGCTCCTGTTCCAGATATTGTAATGAGAGCTTATAATCAAAGCAATATTTCTTTTGGTAGAGATTATATTATACCAAAACCATTTGACCCAAGATTATTAACTACTGTAACTCCTGCAGTTGCAAAAGCCGCGATTAAAAGTGGTGTTGCACAAAAGGAAATTACAGATTGGGATGCTTATGAAAGTGCATTAGTCAAAAGAATGGGTAACGATGACAATGTACTTAGGGTAATGATTAACAGAGCAAGACAAAAATCTAAAAAAATTGTTTTTGCTGAAGCTGATGATCATCGTATTTTAAAAGCAGCTCAAATTGCATTAGATGAGGGAATTTGTGAGCCTATATTATTGGGAGATGCACAAAAAATTAAAGAGATCATGAAAACACATCAAATCAAATTGGAAGATGTTGAAATTATTGATCCTAGAAGTGAAGACAGCAAAGAGTTAATTGCAAAATATGCTAAATCTTTCTTCAACAAAAGAAAAAGAAGAGGATATAACTGGTTTGAAGCTCAAGAGAAAATTAAAGGTAGAAATTACTTTGGTACCATGATGGTTGACCAAGGTGATGCAGATGCGCTAATTTCAGGTATTTCTAGAAATTATGCTAACACAATTAGACCTGCATTAGAGGTTATTGGCACATATGCTCCTGGTAAAAAAGTATCAAGTATGTACTTAATGATCACTAAAAAGGGCCCATTATTCTTTGCTGATACTACCATAATTCCAAATCCAACAGAAGAAGAACTGGTAGATATTACCAAATTAACTGCTGCTGCTGTAAAAGACAAGTTTGATATTGAACCAAGAGTTGCACTGTTATCTTACTCTAACTTTGGATCTTCTGATGATGACGAACCGAGAAGAATGAGAAAAGCTGTAGAGATACTCAAAGAAACTGAGCCAGATTTAATCGTTGAAGGTGAGATTCAAGCAAACTTTGCTTTTAACCAAGAAGCATTAAAAGAAAACTATCCATTCTCTGATTTGATAGATAATTCAGCTAATGTATTTATCTTCCCTAATCTATCTGCTGCAAATATTGCATACAAATTATTGCAGGTAATGGGAACAGCAGAAGCTGTAGGTCCAATTCTTCTTGGCATGAATAAACCTGTCCATATTTTACAAATGGGAAGTTCTGTTAGAGAAGTGCTTAATATGATAAGTATTGCCAACATCGACGCTCAAAATAGAGAGTAG
- a CDS encoding class I SAM-dependent methyltransferase, which translates to MADTKTHQLQLNQPKQINDSNLSFYEKIDINRFIEFAKIIGLNNGADIKAIYSEFADIKVIAEIGAGYGRAIEAIINESFQGKIYAVERVAHLVSYMKHQFASNEHVEIIHDDAKKLKLPEKIDCFLWLWSGIMELSLDEQENALKELKNQLNPGGKVIIETPYEKVKYIGEKSPDNFVKFETNWGKLEAYLSTLEELQGICEKAGFKSIRTKLYNTDSDLTRIFYIYTI; encoded by the coding sequence ATGGCAGATACCAAAACACATCAATTACAATTAAATCAACCAAAACAAATCAATGATTCAAATCTCAGTTTTTATGAGAAAATTGACATTAATAGATTCATTGAATTTGCTAAAATAATAGGCCTTAATAATGGCGCTGATATTAAAGCAATTTATAGTGAATTCGCTGATATTAAAGTAATTGCAGAAATTGGAGCAGGATATGGGAGAGCTATCGAAGCCATAATTAATGAAAGTTTTCAAGGGAAAATTTATGCAGTAGAAAGAGTAGCTCACTTAGTTTCATATATGAAACATCAATTTGCATCAAACGAACATGTGGAAATAATACATGATGATGCTAAAAAACTAAAACTGCCCGAAAAAATAGATTGTTTTTTATGGCTTTGGTCGGGGATAATGGAGCTTTCTCTAGATGAACAGGAAAATGCTCTAAAAGAGCTTAAAAATCAACTTAATCCAGGTGGAAAAGTAATTATTGAAACTCCTTATGAAAAAGTAAAATACATAGGAGAAAAATCACCAGATAACTTTGTGAAATTTGAAACTAATTGGGGAAAATTAGAAGCCTACCTTTCCACACTTGAAGAGTTACAAGGTATTTGTGAAAAAGCAGGCTTTAAAAGTATCAGAACCAAGCTTTATAATACAGACAGTGATTTAACACGTATTTTTTACATCTACACCATCTAA
- a CDS encoding 3-keto-disaccharide hydrolase, translating into MRTRLRIITLFFTAFILSTGLAFCQTETKQLPPEATEFYEPVPPKVDPGKTTLDPPSDAIVLFGGKDLDMWQSAKDGSFPKWKVTDGIFVVEKGTGDIQTKQAFGDVQLHIEWRSPQEIVGEGQGRGNSGIFLMGMYELQVLDSYESKTYTNGQAASIYKQSVPLVNATKAPTEWEVYDVIFSAPIFNSAGIVTKPATITVLHNGVLVQNHFALRGPTEYIGIPNYKAHADKLPIKLQDHGNPVSYRNIWIREL; encoded by the coding sequence ATGAGAACAAGACTTCGCATAATCACCTTATTTTTTACTGCCTTTATTTTATCAACTGGACTAGCTTTCTGCCAGACTGAAACAAAACAATTACCACCAGAAGCAACTGAGTTTTATGAGCCAGTACCACCAAAAGTTGACCCAGGAAAAACTACTTTAGATCCACCCTCAGATGCTATAGTATTGTTTGGTGGAAAAGATTTAGATATGTGGCAAAGTGCAAAAGATGGTAGTTTTCCAAAATGGAAAGTTACTGATGGTATTTTTGTAGTAGAAAAAGGCACTGGTGACATCCAAACTAAACAAGCTTTTGGAGATGTTCAGTTACACATCGAATGGAGATCGCCTCAAGAAATTGTTGGTGAAGGACAGGGTAGAGGTAACAGTGGTATTTTCTTAATGGGAATGTACGAGTTACAAGTATTAGATTCTTACGAAAGCAAAACTTACACAAATGGACAAGCTGCTAGTATTTATAAGCAATCAGTTCCATTGGTAAATGCAACCAAAGCTCCAACAGAGTGGGAAGTTTATGATGTGATTTTTAGTGCTCCCATTTTTAACTCTGCTGGTATTGTAACAAAACCAGCAACTATTACTGTTTTACATAATGGAGTACTTGTACAAAACCATTTTGCTTTAAGAGGACCAACCGAATATATTGGAATACCAAACTATAAGGCACATGCAGATAAGTTACCAATAAAATTACAAGATCATGGTAATCCTGTTAGCTATAGAAATATTTGGATAAGAGAATTGTAA
- a CDS encoding GAF domain-containing protein has protein sequence MNWLRNFWNYISLAGVIDGMPFPIQKRVMLSNQFALVIGIIAISFTIILLSGPGANVAPTFTMLVLVSSIYFLNKNGFTKVSRFLVSIAPLLGLIFLNISIKLNSPDNIGMVHYVSPRMLMVSLIALPMTLFTFDEKKSLFLALIFPLGAGFFFEDIHDMFGISSEELGIEDEYQSTVAEDMILLIVLQLGTFLFLLNLNKQYEKINDNLLKDAEDKNSNLHKNEETLKRSLEELEVARQEDERRNWVTKGIAELSQILRDNDYEDIYSGVITDIVKYLDANQGGFYVADATEEIVSLHLKGCYAYGRKKFVEQNIDEGEGLLGQCYLEGTFIHLTEVPDDYIEITSGLGEATPSSLILMPLKVNNKVEGIIELASFDVFEKHHIDYLQKIAESLAVFIANRRTTEQTKKLLEETESATQTLRLQETELRNSFEELQATKEEMEHKEKYYLEKIEQLELKLNQSDTEKPA, from the coding sequence ATGAATTGGCTACGTAATTTTTGGAATTATATTTCACTAGCTGGAGTGATAGATGGCATGCCCTTCCCCATACAGAAACGGGTAATGCTATCAAATCAATTCGCTTTAGTTATAGGGATAATTGCAATTTCATTTACAATTATTCTTTTATCTGGACCAGGTGCTAATGTTGCACCAACATTTACTATGTTGGTGCTGGTGTCTTCTATTTATTTTCTCAATAAAAACGGATTTACAAAAGTATCTAGGTTTTTGGTGAGTATAGCGCCATTATTAGGTCTAATATTTTTAAACATTTCTATAAAGCTTAATTCGCCAGATAACATAGGCATGGTGCATTATGTATCACCAAGAATGCTTATGGTGAGCTTAATCGCATTACCAATGACACTTTTTACTTTTGATGAAAAGAAGTCATTGTTTTTAGCTTTAATTTTCCCTTTAGGAGCAGGATTTTTCTTCGAAGATATTCACGATATGTTTGGTATTAGTAGCGAAGAGTTGGGTATTGAAGATGAATATCAATCTACTGTAGCAGAAGACATGATTCTGCTAATTGTGTTGCAATTAGGTACTTTTCTATTCTTATTAAACCTAAATAAGCAATATGAGAAGATTAATGATAATTTGTTGAAAGATGCAGAAGACAAAAACTCTAACCTTCATAAAAATGAGGAAACGCTTAAAAGATCGCTAGAAGAATTAGAGGTAGCTCGACAAGAAGATGAAAGAAGAAATTGGGTAACCAAAGGGATAGCAGAATTAAGTCAGATTTTAAGAGACAACGATTACGAAGATATTTATTCAGGTGTAATTACCGATATTGTGAAATATCTTGATGCGAATCAAGGAGGGTTTTATGTAGCAGATGCTACTGAAGAAATAGTCTCACTTCATTTGAAAGGATGCTATGCTTATGGGAGGAAAAAGTTTGTAGAGCAAAATATTGACGAAGGAGAAGGCTTACTAGGTCAATGCTATTTGGAAGGTACTTTTATTCATCTTACAGAAGTGCCAGATGATTATATTGAAATTACATCTGGTTTAGGAGAAGCTACTCCAAGCTCATTAATTTTAATGCCACTTAAGGTTAATAATAAAGTAGAAGGAATTATTGAACTAGCTAGCTTTGATGTTTTTGAGAAACATCATATAGATTATCTGCAAAAAATAGCAGAATCACTTGCTGTGTTTATCGCCAACAGACGTACAACAGAGCAAACTAAAAAATTACTTGAAGAAACAGAAAGTGCTACTCAAACACTTCGCTTACAAGAAACAGAACTTCGAAATAGCTTTGAAGAACTACAAGCTACCAAGGAAGAGATGGAGCACAAAGAAAAATATTATCTCGAAAAAATTGAGCAGTTAGAATTAAAGCTAAATCAATCAGATACAGAGAAACCTGCTTAA
- the cysS gene encoding cysteine--tRNA ligase, producing MQQKLRLYNTLSREKVVFEPINPPFVGMYVCGPTVYNNVHLGNVRTFTSFDILFRYLKHLGYKVRYVRNITDVGHLVNDADDGEDKIGKIAKLENLEPMEIVQRYTTDFHDVMARINNLPPSIEPTATGHLLEQISMIKELLVKGMAYEVNGSVYFSVRKYNDQYKYGELSGRNIDELLAGSRDLDGQDEKQESFDFALWKRATGGHIMRWDSPWSTGFPGWHLECSVMSHKYLGKTFDIHGGGLDLKFPHHECEIAQGTAANGVHPVKYWLHANMLTINGQKMSKSLGNSILPDELFTGNHELLDQAYSPMTLRFAMLQAHYRSTMDISNDALKAASKAYRKLMNGLRIAKDLKYDESATVDKNEKAISQINSIVDSIYRGLNDDLNTAVAIAGLFNMQKKLNSIHLGQLQPESLDKDTFDRMISTFTTISHDVLGLVEEKPQNLENAIDIVLEDYKTAKQAKDYDKVDVIRAKLKEMGLSVKDMKDRIEWAYEE from the coding sequence ATGCAGCAAAAACTGAGATTATATAATACACTTAGTAGGGAGAAAGTTGTTTTTGAACCTATAAATCCTCCTTTTGTTGGGATGTATGTTTGTGGCCCGACAGTTTACAATAATGTACATCTTGGAAATGTACGCACATTTACTTCATTCGATATTCTTTTCAGATATTTGAAGCACCTAGGATATAAAGTTAGATATGTAAGAAACATAACTGATGTAGGTCATTTGGTGAACGATGCAGACGATGGTGAAGATAAAATAGGTAAAATAGCCAAGCTAGAAAACCTAGAGCCGATGGAGATTGTACAGCGGTATACTACAGATTTCCATGATGTAATGGCAAGAATCAATAATTTGCCTCCTAGTATAGAACCTACTGCAACGGGACATCTATTAGAGCAAATTTCTATGATTAAAGAATTGCTTGTAAAAGGAATGGCTTATGAGGTAAATGGCTCAGTGTATTTTAGTGTTAGAAAATATAACGATCAATATAAATACGGAGAACTATCTGGCAGAAATATAGATGAATTATTAGCTGGTAGTCGCGATTTAGATGGACAAGATGAAAAGCAAGAATCTTTTGATTTTGCTCTTTGGAAGCGAGCTACTGGTGGACATATTATGCGTTGGGATTCTCCATGGAGTACTGGCTTTCCAGGCTGGCACCTTGAGTGCTCTGTAATGAGCCATAAATATTTGGGTAAAACTTTTGACATCCACGGTGGTGGTTTAGATTTAAAATTTCCTCATCACGAATGTGAAATTGCCCAAGGAACTGCGGCAAATGGCGTACATCCAGTTAAATACTGGTTGCATGCAAATATGTTGACGATTAATGGGCAAAAAATGAGTAAGTCTTTAGGTAATAGCATATTACCTGACGAGCTTTTTACAGGTAATCATGAATTACTAGATCAAGCTTACTCTCCAATGACTTTGAGATTTGCCATGTTGCAGGCACATTATAGAAGTACAATGGATATTTCTAATGATGCATTGAAAGCAGCTTCTAAAGCATATAGGAAATTAATGAACGGTCTTAGAATTGCCAAAGATCTAAAGTATGATGAAAGTGCAACAGTAGACAAAAATGAAAAAGCAATTTCTCAGATAAACAGCATAGTAGATAGTATTTACAGAGGTTTAAATGATGACCTCAATACTGCTGTAGCTATTGCTGGTTTATTTAATATGCAAAAGAAACTGAATTCAATACATTTGGGGCAATTGCAACCAGAATCTTTGGATAAAGATACATTTGACCGTATGATATCAACTTTTACAACTATTTCGCACGATGTATTAGGTTTGGTAGAAGAAAAGCCTCAAAACCTCGAAAATGCAATTGATATTGTATTGGAAGATTACAAGACTGCTAAACAGGCAAAAGATTACGATAAAGTTGATGTGATTAGAGCGAAACTAAAAGAAATGGGCCTTTCTGTTAAAGATATGAAAGACAGAATTGAATGGGCTTATGAGGAATAA
- a CDS encoding Gfo/Idh/MocA family protein translates to MDNKLRVLVVGCGNMGASHARAYHKIPQFEIVGLVSRTPESRKELTEELGGVPGYNSFEEALEITKPDAVSISTYPDTHADYVIKSLNAGAHVFVEKPLALTVEQAQQIVDKALSVNKKVVVGYILRVHPAWKKFIETAQTLGKPLVMRMNLNQQSSGKTWATHLNLMKSMSPIVDCGVHYVDVMCQMTESKPVSVNAIGAKLTDEVADDMYNYGHLQVTFEDGSVGWYEAGWGPMISETAFFVKDVMGPKGAVSIVEKTGSSDDIDLHSKTNSLKLHHGKLGPDRKFEKQDEYISTEDEPDHQGLCDLEQEYFLKAIQENLDLTAHLNDAVNSLKIVMAADEAFKTGKTVFL, encoded by the coding sequence ATGGATAATAAACTGAGAGTATTAGTAGTAGGATGTGGTAATATGGGTGCCTCACACGCAAGAGCGTACCATAAAATACCTCAATTTGAGATTGTAGGATTGGTTAGTAGAACACCAGAAAGTAGAAAAGAACTCACCGAAGAATTAGGTGGTGTACCAGGCTATAACTCCTTTGAAGAAGCCCTCGAAATTACCAAACCAGATGCCGTTTCAATCAGCACTTACCCAGATACGCATGCCGATTATGTTATAAAAAGTCTTAATGCAGGAGCTCATGTTTTTGTAGAAAAACCTCTCGCCCTAACTGTAGAACAAGCACAACAAATTGTAGACAAAGCTCTCTCAGTAAATAAAAAAGTGGTAGTTGGTTACATCTTAAGAGTACACCCAGCTTGGAAGAAATTTATAGAAACTGCTCAAACTCTCGGAAAACCGCTAGTTATGAGAATGAACCTAAACCAACAAAGTAGTGGCAAAACATGGGCAACTCATCTCAACCTTATGAAATCTATGTCTCCTATTGTTGACTGTGGAGTGCATTATGTAGATGTTATGTGCCAGATGACAGAATCAAAGCCAGTAAGTGTAAACGCTATTGGTGCAAAGCTTACTGATGAAGTTGCTGACGATATGTATAACTATGGGCACTTACAAGTAACTTTTGAAGATGGTTCTGTTGGATGGTATGAAGCAGGTTGGGGACCAATGATTAGCGAAACAGCTTTCTTTGTGAAAGATGTAATGGGACCAAAAGGTGCTGTTAGTATTGTTGAAAAAACAGGAAGCTCAGATGATATTGACCTTCATTCAAAAACAAATTCATTAAAACTTCATCATGGCAAATTAGGGCCGGATAGAAAGTTTGAAAAGCAGGATGAATATATTAGCACAGAAGATGAACCAGATCATCAGGGACTATGCGATCTTGAACAGGAATATTTCCTAAAAGCCATTCAAGAAAACCTTGATCTTACTGCTCACTTAAATGATGCAGTTAATAGCTTGAAAATCGTAATGGCTGCTGATGAAGCTTTTAAAACGGGAAAAACTGTATTCCTTTAA
- a CDS encoding DUF7255 family protein, protein MESYRLERLIALIEENHRILSSHSIDEPAWDTIKGTAYKEQVIECYKSLGGQFNEPFIKAENWQIVLENDFIIQLDDALHFNRYRMQTLRSEIYTNLPDFPIEPYRNFCRKNESECVKAGLAGNNWTSSFAEKQFGRAEERGDFAKNGSPAWKLRAYRDFLQDASALALNKKIFRISIFQQMMINRQLYKIGDILMGGSSDQLKSLQNYIDRKISS, encoded by the coding sequence ATGGAAAGTTACAGATTAGAAAGACTTATAGCACTAATTGAAGAGAACCATAGAATCTTATCTTCTCATAGTATAGATGAACCTGCCTGGGATACAATAAAAGGAACTGCTTACAAAGAGCAAGTAATTGAATGCTATAAAAGTTTAGGCGGACAGTTTAATGAGCCGTTTATTAAAGCAGAAAATTGGCAAATAGTTCTTGAAAACGATTTTATTATTCAGTTAGATGATGCTTTGCATTTTAATAGATATAGAATGCAAACACTGAGAAGTGAGATTTATACCAATTTGCCAGATTTTCCGATTGAGCCATACAGAAACTTTTGCAGAAAGAATGAAAGCGAGTGTGTAAAGGCTGGTTTGGCTGGTAACAATTGGACATCTTCATTTGCAGAAAAACAATTTGGTAGAGCAGAAGAACGAGGAGATTTTGCTAAAAATGGTTCACCTGCTTGGAAATTAAGAGCATACAGAGATTTTTTACAAGATGCCTCTGCCTTAGCTTTAAATAAGAAAATCTTTAGAATTTCTATTTTCCAACAAATGATGATAAACCGTCAATTATACAAAATTGGAGATATTCTTATGGGTGGGTCATCTGATCAGTTAAAATCTTTACAGAACTACATAGACAGAAAAATATCTTCATAA
- a CDS encoding ABC transporter ATP-binding protein → MQENRKATFRPMFRLFNYLKNYKGLLIFASASSIIHKMFDLMPPIMVGWSVDVLNKESPNWLIAMSGNDLFMQAVLISLFFVLIFGLESLTEWMLKNGFLKLAQRVQHDLRMDAYRKMQEREISYFESNRTGNLIAMLNDDINQLERFLNDNVNQILQLITLFAFSGLALFGVDFWMAIIGIIPIPLIVWGSFIYQRIISPKYKRIREAVGELSSRLENNISGIAVIKSFTAEKFEEKRVADASLEYKQANYAAIKYNSLYTPTIRMLIALGLAGGILLGSWYILEDMDKISVGDIALYALMLQRLLWPVTRMGAIFDEFERAKASARRIFTLMDTPSEVTEKANAIDFGKAAGEITFNNVSFYYTEGIPVLKTLNEKLEAGKTIGIAGQTGGGKTTLIKLLLRLYDVKEGAILLDNHNIKDLSFHCLRSNIALVSQDVYLFHGTILENISYGMNFSEEAIISACRKAQLHDFIISLPKGYDTIVGERGIKLSGGQRQRISIARAILKDAPILILDEATSSVDTETERAIQENIYQLVAGKTALIIAHRLSTIRHADKILVLKEGEIIESGTHDTLLEQKGLYAELWNVQTGIVFKEENT, encoded by the coding sequence ATGCAAGAAAACCGAAAAGCCACTTTTCGGCCCATGTTCCGATTATTCAATTACCTTAAAAACTACAAGGGCTTACTCATCTTTGCTTCAGCTTCGAGCATTATTCACAAAATGTTTGATTTAATGCCGCCAATTATGGTAGGCTGGTCGGTAGATGTTCTGAACAAAGAATCTCCCAATTGGCTAATAGCCATGTCTGGCAATGATTTATTTATGCAGGCTGTTTTAATCTCATTGTTTTTTGTGTTGATTTTTGGTTTAGAAAGTCTCACAGAGTGGATGTTGAAAAACGGCTTTCTTAAGCTTGCTCAGCGAGTGCAGCACGATTTAAGAATGGATGCATATAGAAAAATGCAAGAGCGCGAAATCTCATATTTCGAATCTAACAGAACAGGCAACCTCATTGCCATGCTCAATGATGATATTAACCAGTTAGAGCGCTTTCTAAATGATAATGTGAATCAGATTCTCCAATTAATAACTCTGTTTGCCTTTTCAGGATTAGCATTGTTTGGTGTAGATTTTTGGATGGCGATTATTGGTATTATTCCAATTCCACTTATCGTATGGGGAAGTTTCATTTATCAGCGTATTATTTCACCAAAATATAAAAGGATAAGAGAAGCGGTAGGTGAGCTTAGCAGTCGATTAGAAAACAACATCTCTGGTATTGCTGTAATTAAAAGTTTTACCGCTGAAAAGTTTGAAGAAAAGCGAGTGGCAGATGCTTCTTTGGAATATAAGCAAGCAAACTATGCTGCTATTAAATACAATTCTCTCTACACACCAACTATTAGAATGTTAATTGCTCTGGGGCTTGCTGGTGGAATTCTTTTAGGTTCTTGGTACATACTTGAAGACATGGATAAAATAAGCGTGGGTGATATTGCTTTGTATGCATTAATGCTTCAGCGTTTGCTTTGGCCAGTTACAAGGATGGGGGCTATTTTCGATGAGTTTGAAAGAGCTAAAGCCAGTGCTAGAAGAATTTTTACTTTGATGGATACACCTTCTGAAGTTACAGAAAAAGCGAACGCCATTGATTTTGGTAAAGCAGCAGGAGAGATAACTTTTAATAATGTATCATTTTATTATACCGAAGGTATACCTGTGCTTAAAACGCTGAATGAGAAGCTAGAAGCTGGTAAAACAATTGGTATTGCAGGGCAGACAGGTGGAGGAAAAACTACACTTATCAAACTTTTACTGAGGTTATATGATGTAAAAGAAGGAGCCATTCTGCTTGATAATCATAATATCAAAGACCTTTCTTTCCATTGCTTAAGAAGCAACATTGCTTTGGTGAGTCAGGATGTTTATTTGTTTCATGGAACCATACTTGAAAATATTTCCTATGGAATGAATTTCTCAGAGGAAGCTATTATTTCAGCTTGCCGTAAAGCGCAGCTACACGATTTCATTATTTCTTTGCCTAAAGGGTACGATACTATTGTTGGCGAGAGAGGTATAAAATTATCAGGTGGTCAAAGGCAGAGAATTAGCATTGCCAGAGCAATTTTGAAAGATGCTCCGATTCTCATTTTAGATGAAGCAACTAGCTCTGTTGATACAGAAACCGAACGAGCTATCCAAGAAAATATTTATCAATTGGTAGCTGGTAAAACTGCTTTAATTATTGCACACAGACTCTCTACTATTAGACATGCAGATAAAATATTAGTTTTGAAGGAAGGTGAAATTATTGAAAGTGGTACACATGATACTTTGCTTGAGCAAAAAGGGCTCTATGCAGAATTGTGGAATGTACAGACTGGAATTGTTTTTAAAGAAGAAAATACCTGA